In a single window of the Cucumis melo cultivar AY chromosome 11, USDA_Cmelo_AY_1.0, whole genome shotgun sequence genome:
- the LOC103496001 gene encoding ras-related protein RABA1f gives MGAYRADDDYDYLFKVVLIGDSGVGKSNLLSRFTRNEFSLETKSTIGVEFATRSIRVDDKIVKAQIWDTAGQERYRAITSAYYRGAVGALIVYDVTRHVTFENVERWLKELRSHTDHNIVIMLVGNKADLRHLRAVSTEDAQAFAERERTYFMETSALESFNVENSFTEVLTQTYRVVSRKILDIGDDPTVPPKGQTIDIGSKDDVSAVKKAGCCSS, from the exons ATGGGTGCGTACAGAGCCGATGATGATTATGATTATCTGTTCAAGGTGGTGCTGATTGGGGACTCCGGCGTCGGAAAATCCAATCTCTTGTCGCGTTTCACCAGAAATGAATTCAGCCTCGAGACCAAATCCACCATCGGTGTTGAGTTCGCTACTCGTAGTATTCGTGTCGATGATAAGATCGTTAAGGCTCAGATTTGGGACACCGCCGGCCAAGAAAG GTATAGAGCGATCACGAGTGCATACTACAGAGGAGCAGTGGGGGCATTAATAGTGTATGACGTTACACGACACGTGACATTTGAGAATGTAGAGAGATGGTTGAAGGAGCTAAGAAGTCACACAGATCACAACATAGTGATAATGCTCGTAGGGAACAAGGCAGATTTAAGGCACCTAAGAGCAGTATCAACAGAAGATGCACAAGCATTtgcagagagagagagaacatATTTCATGGAAACTTCAGCACTAGAGTCATTCAACGTTGAGAATTCATTTACAGAAGTTCTAACACAAACCTACCGAGTTGTAAGCAGGAAAATTCTTGACATTGGAGATGATCCAACTGTTCCTCCTAAGGGACAGACCATTGACATTGGCTCTAAAGATGATGTCTCTGCTGTTAAGAAAGCTGGTTGTTGTTCTTCATAA